The genomic region TTTTGTTCCTCAACCCATCCTACGTTCATCTTATATTTAATTCCACCCACCCACTTAGCAGATCTTTGATATGATAAAATCAATTACATCTGTTAATCCCACTTGGGTTTTCAAGTTGGTCAAGATAAAAGGGCGATCGCCACGCATTCTCTTGGTGTCTCGTTCCATAACATTTAGATCTGCACCAACGTAGGGAGCGAGATCAGTTTTGTTAATGACCAGTAAATCCGACTTAGTAATTCCCGGTCCACCCTTGCGGGGAATTTTATCCCCCGCAGCAACGTCTATAACATAAATGGTTAAATCCACCAGTTCCGGACTAAATGTAGCAGCTAGATTATCTCCCCCACTTTCTAAAAAGACCACATCTAGATCGGTAAACTTCTCTTCTAACTGTTCAATAGCTGCCAAATTCATAGAAGCATCCTCTCTAATCGCTGTGTGAGGACATCCCCCCGTCTCCACCCCCAAAATACGATCCTTTTCTAATGCTTGAGAGCGAACTAAAAATTGTGCATCCTCTTGAGTATAAATATCGTTGGTAACAACCGCTAATTTATAACTCTCTCTCAATGATTTACATAGTGCATCCACTAAAGCCGTCTTGCCAGAACCCACAGGTCCTGCTACTCCTACACGATAGGCACTCATAAGCAATAATTAGTTATTATTAATGTTAATGTTTATCAACTATTCTAACTTCTGAATAGTCTTGTGTACTGAGTTTCGTGTTGCATACTAGCTAAAGATAAACCCCAACTACAACAACTGAGATGATCATCTTCCAGGGAGAGAATTTCCTCCACTGTTGTATCTAATAGTCCCTGTAACTCCCACAACAATTCTTGACCACTGGTTTGACCTAAGGGAATGAGTTTTATGCCTGCTGTAATTAAATTACTCACCCAGCTATGTAAATATGCCAACAACGCTACCCGAGTATCAATTTGCCAGTGTCCACAGCCAATACCAAAGGCGATCGCATAGTTACAAGGATAACCAACCGTATTGGATATGGATGTAATTGGGGGTGATAACTTGCCCAATAATTGTAAGAGAGATCTTCCCATTTGCCAACTAGCAGCGCGCAGTTCTTGTGTATCTCTAAAAGCAGACAACCAAGAGTTCCATTTTTTCAACCCTTCTAAATCTTCCAAAGTAGTGGCTTGTATGGTTCTAATCATAACTGCACCATCAATACGAATTGAGCCGTAGCGCAATTCGGAATCTAACCAATTTTTCAGTCCAACCCTGTCGTGAATAGTCCTATTTTCCACGAGCACTTCTAATCCCTCAGAATAGCTATAAGCACCCACAGGTAAAGAGGGACTGGCTAGTTGTAAAATAGACAAAAAACGACTATTCGTGAGAGTGATGGTCTCCATAAGCTCCTAGTTCGGGGTAAAAAGGTGCCACTTCTTCTGTCACCTCCAACTGCAATTTTTGCAGCATCGATTGTAGCACTAAATCGGGAGACAAGCGCAAATAATCAGTAGTAAGTTCCACTGGTACATGACGATTGCCCAGGTGATAAGCTGCTCGTAGTAATTGTATAGGGGTTGTGCCAACCACTGTCAAAACAGGTTCGGGTTTGGCAACAATTTTTATCCAAGTTGTTTCACTTTCATCTGCGAGCATATCTCCATGATGAAGAACCTTCCCGCGAGATAAACGCCAACATATTTCCTGATGGTTTTCTAATATTAAGCGATAACGACTGCGCCTGCGTTCCTCAGCAGTAAGGGGTAAAACTAAGTCAAAAGCAGTGTGACCATGGTCGCTTTTCAGTTTTGTTAATATCAACATGGCAAGCTGGAATAAGATTCACCACAAGTTTGAAAACCATATAAGTAGGGAGGCACAATGTTCATCTTATATTTAATTCTACCCACCCACTTACGCCTATTCAGAATTAAGAGACGGAGAGGGAGGGATTCGAACCCTCGTTGAAGTTTCCTCCAAACAGCATTTCCAGTGCTGCGCCTTCAACCACTCGGCCACCTCTCCAGTAGGTCATGAGTTATAACTATAAACTAAGATCTTAAAAAATGCAATGGTTAAATCAAAAAATTTTTGCCATTTTTGCCAGGTATGTTTTTTACAATAGGGTGGTTATATATTTTTCCAACTCCGACGAAACATGACTCAAACCCACACAATTACAGTTCATAATCGCCAAACTGGCCTATCCCATAGGGTGCAAGTTCCCCATGATCGTTACATTCTCCACTCCGCAGAAAACAATGGTGTGGAATTGCCCTTTTCTTGTCGCAATGGGGCTTGTACCACCTGTGCTGTGAGAGTTTTATCCGGGGAAATTTACCAACCCGAAGCTATTGGTTTATCTCCAGAATTACGTCGTCAAGGTTACGCCTTGTTATGTGTAAGTTATGCTTGTTCCAACCTAGAGGTAGAAACTCAAGATGAGGATGAAGTTTATGAACTTCAATTCGGGCGATTTTTTGGCAAAGGTAAGGTAAGGGCTGGGTTCCCCTTGGAAGAAGACTAGAGGCAAATTAATG from Cylindrospermopsis curvispora GIHE-G1 harbors:
- a CDS encoding urease accessory protein UreF, whose amino-acid sequence is METITLTNSRFLSILQLASPSLPVGAYSYSEGLEVLVENRTIHDRVGLKNWLDSELRYGSIRIDGAVMIRTIQATTLEDLEGLKKWNSWLSAFRDTQELRAASWQMGRSLLQLLGKLSPPITSISNTVGYPCNYAIAFGIGCGHWQIDTRVALLAYLHSWVSNLITAGIKLIPLGQTSGQELLWELQGLLDTTVEEILSLEDDHLSCCSWGLSLASMQHETQYTRLFRS
- the ureG gene encoding urease accessory protein UreG; this translates as MSAYRVGVAGPVGSGKTALVDALCKSLRESYKLAVVTNDIYTQEDAQFLVRSQALEKDRILGVETGGCPHTAIREDASMNLAAIEQLEEKFTDLDVVFLESGGDNLAATFSPELVDLTIYVIDVAAGDKIPRKGGPGITKSDLLVINKTDLAPYVGADLNVMERDTKRMRGDRPFILTNLKTQVGLTDVIDFIISKIC
- the ureE gene encoding urease accessory protein UreE, with translation MLILTKLKSDHGHTAFDLVLPLTAEERRRSRYRLILENHQEICWRLSRGKVLHHGDMLADESETTWIKIVAKPEPVLTVVGTTPIQLLRAAYHLGNRHVPVELTTDYLRLSPDLVLQSMLQKLQLEVTEEVAPFYPELGAYGDHHSHE
- a CDS encoding 2Fe-2S iron-sulfur cluster-binding protein, which translates into the protein MTQTHTITVHNRQTGLSHRVQVPHDRYILHSAENNGVELPFSCRNGACTTCAVRVLSGEIYQPEAIGLSPELRRQGYALLCVSYACSNLEVETQDEDEVYELQFGRFFGKGKVRAGFPLEED